A single Patescibacteria group bacterium DNA region contains:
- the rpsO gene encoding 30S ribosomal protein S15, with amino-acid sequence MSLEKEKKQEIIEEFSNHEEDTGSAEVQIALLTEKISKLSSHLKEHKKDEHSRRGLLGMVERRRKLLRHLEKEDEKRYNALVQKLKLRK; translated from the coding sequence ATGAGTTTAGAAAAAGAAAAAAAGCAAGAAATAATTGAAGAATTTAGTAACCACGAGGAAGATACGGGATCTGCCGAGGTGCAGATAGCTCTTCTTACTGAAAAGATTAGTAAGCTTTCTTCGCATCTTAAAGAGCACAAGAAGGATGAGCACTCGCGGAGAGGCTTGTTAGGAATGGTTGAAAGAAGAAGGAAACTGCTTCGTCATCTTGAAAAAGAAGACGAAAAGCGGTATAATGCTCTTGTTCAGAAGTTGAAATTAAGAAAGTAG
- the pnp gene encoding polyribonucleotide nucleotidyltransferase, translating into MKKEIELAGRTLSLEHGRVAERANGAVIAQYGDTMVLVAATIDEPREGISYFPLRVDFVERLYAGGIIKGSRWVKREGRPSDEATVTARMIDRCIRPFFPEGMRHDVQLLILPLSVDQENDAGLLASVGASAALAISDIPWEGPIATTRVGYLENEDEFLLNPTNGQLDQSVMDLIVSATEERVVMLEADAEEVSEKKIKEGIDFARSGQDKIIDLIHEIKSEVGKEKLSLEDLGLEEEEESVKQAKEEVSDYIRENFIEEILEDALVDSDELERYRKILYEEFEGRLTKSDMSNLLSKVLKEAVREDILKNERRLDGRGIKEVRPLEMEIGMLPRTHGSALFKRGSTQALTVATLGSPSLEQIFESMTGEWTKRYIHHYSFPPFSVGETAPLHGPGRREIGHGLLAERALRPVLPPQEEFPYTMRLVSEILSSNGSSSMAATCGSTLALMDAGVPIKTPVAGIAMGLVEGPKGSYKVVTDMAGTEDFFGDMDFKVTGTRDGVTAIQLDVKNAGLTDEIIEDALQGARAARLEILEDMANVIGEPRKSLSEYAPQITSVQIDPKKIGKVIGPGGKTIRKIIEETGAQIDVDDDGTVSITADGLESMESAKEMIENLVEEVEVGKIYEGKVTRVVDFGAFVEILPGQEGLVHVSEMAHRFVKDPHNVLSEGDEVEVKVTEIDDRGRINLSIKALKDRPHRERK; encoded by the coding sequence GTGAAAAAAGAAATAGAATTAGCTGGAAGGACTTTGAGTCTGGAACACGGGCGTGTTGCGGAACGTGCAAATGGTGCTGTTATTGCCCAGTATGGTGATACCATGGTTTTGGTAGCAGCAACCATAGACGAACCGCGTGAAGGAATAAGTTACTTTCCTTTAAGGGTTGATTTTGTAGAGAGGCTTTATGCGGGGGGGATAATTAAGGGTTCCCGCTGGGTAAAGCGTGAGGGCCGTCCTTCTGATGAGGCTACTGTTACTGCACGGATGATTGACCGGTGTATTCGCCCCTTTTTCCCTGAAGGTATGCGTCATGATGTTCAGCTTCTTATTTTACCCCTTTCTGTTGATCAAGAAAACGATGCGGGACTTCTTGCTTCTGTCGGTGCTTCTGCGGCCCTTGCTATTTCCGATATTCCCTGGGAGGGTCCTATTGCTACTACCCGCGTTGGTTATTTAGAAAATGAAGATGAGTTCCTTTTGAATCCAACTAATGGCCAGCTTGATCAGAGTGTTATGGATCTTATTGTTTCGGCAACCGAAGAACGTGTAGTTATGTTGGAAGCAGATGCGGAGGAAGTTAGTGAAAAAAAGATTAAAGAGGGTATTGATTTTGCGCGATCTGGTCAAGATAAGATTATTGATCTTATTCACGAGATAAAGTCCGAAGTGGGTAAGGAGAAGTTAAGTTTGGAGGATTTGGGATTGGAGGAAGAGGAAGAAAGTGTGAAGCAGGCAAAGGAGGAAGTGTCCGATTACATTCGTGAGAATTTTATTGAGGAGATTTTGGAAGACGCTTTGGTTGATTCCGATGAATTGGAAAGGTACCGGAAGATTTTGTATGAGGAGTTCGAGGGCAGGCTCACAAAAAGCGATATGAGTAATCTGCTTAGTAAAGTTCTTAAAGAAGCGGTACGAGAAGATATTTTGAAAAATGAACGCCGTTTGGACGGTCGGGGGATTAAGGAAGTACGCCCCTTAGAAATGGAAATTGGGATGCTGCCCCGTACCCACGGTTCTGCGCTCTTTAAGCGCGGTTCCACGCAAGCATTAACTGTGGCTACTTTGGGTTCCCCTTCTTTGGAACAAATTTTTGAGAGTATGACTGGCGAATGGACTAAGCGTTATATTCACCATTATTCTTTCCCACCTTTCTCTGTGGGGGAAACAGCACCTCTCCATGGTCCGGGTAGGCGGGAGATTGGCCACGGCTTGTTGGCAGAGCGTGCGCTGAGACCAGTTTTACCACCGCAGGAAGAATTTCCTTATACAATGAGACTAGTTTCGGAAATCCTTTCGTCTAACGGTTCTAGCTCAATGGCGGCTACTTGTGGTTCAACTTTAGCTCTTATGGATGCGGGTGTTCCTATCAAGACTCCTGTGGCCGGGATTGCCATGGGTTTGGTCGAAGGCCCCAAAGGCTCTTATAAGGTTGTTACGGATATGGCCGGTACGGAAGATTTCTTTGGCGATATGGATTTTAAGGTTACCGGAACACGAGACGGGGTTACTGCTATTCAGTTGGATGTAAAAAATGCAGGTTTAACCGATGAGATTATTGAGGACGCTCTACAAGGGGCACGTGCTGCGCGGTTGGAGATTCTAGAGGATATGGCCAATGTTATCGGTGAACCAAGAAAGAGTTTGTCAGAATATGCACCCCAAATAACTAGTGTTCAGATTGATCCGAAGAAAATTGGTAAAGTTATTGGTCCGGGGGGTAAGACTATTCGAAAAATTATTGAGGAAACCGGTGCACAGATTGATGTGGACGACGACGGTACAGTATCGATTACCGCAGACGGTTTGGAAAGTATGGAAAGCGCAAAGGAAATGATTGAGAATTTGGTTGAAGAGGTAGAAGTTGGGAAGATTTATGAAGGCAAAGTTACTCGTGTGGTTGACTTTGGTGCTTTCGTGGAGATTCTTCCTGGTCAGGAAGGTTTGGTGCATGTTTCGGAAATGGCTCACCGATTTGTAAAAGATCCTCACAATGTGTTGTCCGAAGGTGATGAGGTTGAGGTTAAGGTGACAGAGATAGATGATCGGGGTAGAATTAACCTTTCAATTAAAGCTCTAAAAGATAGACCTCACCGTGAGCGTAAGTAA
- a CDS encoding AAA family ATPase → MSKDNKDLHQEILFPEIEELAHLVEETTLPPKLEDKLQRMVESLRRMARFRTYTSEYESISRYIELATKIPWDVRTEDNLDIKRARKILNANHYGMEKVKERVLEYIAVLNLTQEKRGRKMERATGPLASTKASVLCFVGLPGIGKTSVAYSIAEALDRKFVRVAMGGVASSVHLRGRSRAYPQSEAGQVVKGLVRCGSKNPVILMDEIDRISEEARTEVMGVLLELLDPEQNAAFQDHYLDYPLDLSEVLFICTANHKRGIANAVLDRLEVIEMPAYTDEEKKVIGRDYLLPRVLDECGLDSSQVEIEEELWSSIIRPLGYDAGIRTLERTIQGICRKAAKEIVEEGVSKVKITEDNIDQYLPK, encoded by the coding sequence ATGTCCAAAGATAATAAAGATTTACACCAGGAAATTCTTTTTCCCGAAATAGAGGAGCTGGCACATTTGGTAGAGGAAACTACACTCCCTCCTAAATTAGAGGATAAGTTGCAACGGATGGTGGAAAGTTTGCGGCGAATGGCAAGGTTTAGAACTTATACCTCGGAGTATGAATCTATATCTCGGTACATTGAGCTGGCTACAAAAATACCATGGGATGTTCGTACTGAAGATAATTTAGATATAAAGAGAGCAAGAAAAATTTTAAATGCAAACCATTATGGTATGGAGAAAGTAAAAGAAAGAGTTTTGGAATACATAGCAGTTTTAAATTTGACTCAGGAGAAGAGAGGTCGAAAAATGGAACGAGCTACTGGTCCCTTAGCTTCTACCAAAGCATCTGTGTTGTGTTTCGTTGGCCTTCCTGGAATTGGTAAAACGTCAGTTGCTTATTCTATTGCAGAAGCTTTGGATCGGAAATTTGTCCGGGTTGCTATGGGTGGTGTGGCAAGTTCGGTGCATCTTAGAGGACGCTCCCGTGCCTACCCACAGTCAGAGGCTGGGCAGGTTGTAAAGGGACTAGTTCGTTGTGGGAGCAAAAATCCAGTTATACTTATGGATGAGATAGATCGTATTTCGGAAGAAGCGCGGACAGAAGTAATGGGTGTCCTTTTAGAACTCTTGGATCCAGAGCAAAATGCGGCGTTTCAAGACCATTACTTGGATTATCCCTTGGACTTATCTGAGGTTCTCTTTATTTGTACTGCAAACCACAAGAGAGGTATTGCTAATGCGGTATTGGACCGGTTAGAGGTTATTGAAATGCCTGCTTATACTGATGAAGAGAAGAAGGTTATTGGTCGCGATTACCTTTTACCTCGGGTTCTTGATGAGTGTGGTTTAGATTCAAGTCAAGTTGAAATTGAGGAAGAGCTTTGGTCAAGTATAATTCGCCCGCTTGGCTATGACGCTGGGATTAGGACCTTGGAGAGAACTATTCAGGGTATTTGTCGCAAAGCTGCTAAAGAGATTGTGGAAGAAGGTGTAAGTAAGGTAAAGATAACTGAGGATAATATTGATCAGTATTTACCTAAGTGA
- a CDS encoding uracil-DNA glycosylase, with amino-acid sequence MSRILRQVRKQIQRCDKCRLARTRTNTVPGEGPKDAEVAFVGEAPGYNEDREGRPFVGKAGKLLDKLLRSVQISRKDVWIGNVIKCRPPNNRSPHVDELRACEPYLDLQLREISPKVVCTLGRYATEHFLGDIKISEVHGTPFNAGRFVVFPLFHPAAALRSKNVKRELQEDFRKITDLLNGDLKAEEVKNQDENQISLF; translated from the coding sequence ATGTCTAGAATTTTGAGACAAGTTAGAAAACAAATACAAAGATGTGACAAGTGTCGTTTGGCTCGGACAAGAACTAATACCGTTCCTGGAGAAGGGCCCAAGGATGCAGAAGTAGCCTTTGTTGGGGAGGCTCCAGGTTATAATGAGGATAGGGAGGGACGACCATTTGTAGGAAAGGCAGGGAAGCTTTTGGATAAGTTGCTGCGTTCTGTTCAAATTAGTCGGAAGGATGTTTGGATTGGTAATGTGATTAAATGCCGACCACCAAATAATCGTAGTCCTCACGTTGATGAGTTGCGGGCTTGCGAGCCTTATCTTGACTTGCAGTTAAGGGAGATTAGTCCCAAAGTTGTCTGTACCTTAGGAAGGTATGCAACAGAGCATTTCCTGGGAGATATAAAAATTTCTGAGGTACATGGTACTCCTTTCAATGCAGGGAGATTTGTAGTCTTTCCCCTTTTTCACCCGGCAGCAGCTTTGCGGAGTAAAAATGTTAAACGTGAGCTCCAGGAGGATTTTCGCAAAATAACTGATTTATTGAATGGAGATTTGAAAGCAGAAGAAGTGAAGAACCAGGATGAAAACCAGATAAGTCTGTTTTGA
- a CDS encoding ribonuclease J: MPKFKKIDKKTLRFIPLGGSGQVTRNMFAYECGRDIVILDCGVGFPDFETPGVDAAIPDISYLEEEGKLSNIRGIIITHAHYDHFGALPHLLPKLDAPVYASKLALEFARATLDEAGIKSDKKLFEIDPDNGAFDLGCFHIEPFRVCHSVPDSLGFLLSTPIGNIFHVSDYKFDWTPVDGRLFDVRKLSKLAGQEKPMLLASDCLGANTEGYTQSEKVLTDSIEKLISEAEHQIFFTTVSSNISRIQQAVWAAVRHGRKVCFLGRSMEQSALVARKLGYLEVEKKNLVHPKQARRFDQSKLAYVVAGCYGQVGSSLERLARGEHSLVELEGKVAVIFSGDPEPPGSKEAVDKVVDQLIMRGAEVSYYKIQDNMHVSGHGSALDIQMLMGLVQSKYFVPIGGMPRHMQAYSKLAQEMGVPRENVFELQAGEYLEFSENWKKGKGGKPPEKGEFPFRDILVDGTRIGDVGDVVLRDRQLLADDGIVVLIVPIDPKTGNISGSVEIATRGFVYVRKSRQIISDLVGIVKSTAGSEPSKKEDWGELKKQLSTNVLNYIQQKTGRTPLILPVIVEV; the protein is encoded by the coding sequence ATGCCAAAGTTTAAGAAAATTGACAAAAAAACATTACGTTTTATACCTTTGGGGGGCTCTGGGCAGGTAACTCGAAATATGTTTGCTTATGAGTGTGGCAGGGATATTGTTATTTTGGATTGCGGTGTGGGTTTTCCTGATTTTGAAACACCGGGGGTTGATGCAGCTATTCCTGATATTTCTTATTTGGAGGAAGAGGGAAAGCTTTCTAATATTCGAGGTATTATTATTACCCACGCTCATTATGATCACTTTGGAGCTCTTCCCCATCTATTACCCAAATTAGATGCTCCTGTTTATGCATCAAAGCTAGCTTTGGAATTTGCTCGTGCTACTTTGGACGAGGCTGGAATAAAGAGTGATAAAAAACTTTTTGAGATTGATCCGGATAATGGCGCTTTTGACCTAGGTTGTTTTCATATTGAACCTTTCCGGGTATGCCACTCAGTACCCGACTCTTTGGGTTTTCTACTTTCTACTCCAATTGGGAATATTTTTCATGTTTCTGATTACAAATTTGATTGGACTCCGGTCGATGGGCGCCTTTTTGACGTGCGCAAATTAAGCAAGCTTGCAGGGCAAGAAAAACCGATGCTATTAGCTTCAGATTGCTTAGGAGCTAATACCGAAGGCTATACCCAATCCGAGAAAGTATTAACAGATTCAATAGAAAAGCTTATTAGCGAGGCAGAGCACCAAATTTTCTTTACTACTGTTTCTTCTAACATTTCTAGAATTCAACAAGCTGTTTGGGCAGCAGTGCGACACGGCCGTAAGGTCTGCTTTCTTGGTCGGTCCATGGAACAAAGCGCTTTGGTTGCCCGAAAACTTGGCTATCTGGAAGTTGAGAAAAAGAATTTGGTTCACCCTAAGCAGGCTCGCCGGTTTGATCAGTCAAAGTTGGCTTATGTTGTAGCCGGGTGTTATGGTCAGGTAGGTTCTAGTTTGGAACGCCTTGCGCGCGGTGAGCACAGTTTGGTAGAGCTTGAGGGGAAGGTAGCAGTTATTTTTTCCGGTGACCCAGAGCCTCCTGGATCCAAGGAAGCAGTGGATAAAGTGGTGGACCAGCTTATTATGAGGGGGGCGGAAGTTTCCTATTATAAAATTCAGGATAATATGCATGTTTCGGGGCACGGTTCTGCATTAGATATTCAAATGCTTATGGGGTTGGTGCAATCAAAGTATTTTGTTCCCATTGGAGGTATGCCGCGTCATATGCAGGCATATTCAAAATTAGCTCAGGAAATGGGGGTTCCCCGGGAAAATGTTTTTGAATTGCAGGCAGGCGAGTATTTAGAATTTTCTGAAAATTGGAAGAAAGGGAAGGGAGGAAAGCCACCGGAGAAGGGGGAATTCCCCTTCCGGGATATTTTAGTAGATGGTACCAGAATTGGAGATGTAGGTGATGTTGTCTTGCGGGACCGACAGCTGTTAGCTGATGATGGTATTGTTGTTCTAATTGTTCCTATTGATCCTAAGACAGGTAATATTTCAGGTTCTGTTGAAATTGCTACTCGCGGGTTTGTTTATGTACGCAAATCTCGGCAAATAATTTCTGATCTGGTGGGCATTGTGAAAAGTACAGCAGGATCCGAACCTTCAAAGAAAGAGGATTGGGGGGAACTGAAAAAGCAGCTTAGTACTAATGTCTTAAATTATATCCAGCAAAAAACAGGTCGTACACCTCTTATTCTTCCTGTAATAGTGGAAGTGTAG